In one window of Musa acuminata AAA Group cultivar baxijiao chromosome BXJ3-2, Cavendish_Baxijiao_AAA, whole genome shotgun sequence DNA:
- the LOC103976329 gene encoding uncharacterized protein LOC103976329 isoform X4 — translation MEIMRLLCLHLIIQRMGMENRLTCAVEDGLGRSVWLKEYTLANQSTLEQLDDGGAGTRMLCTDEEFKQFETFFMKFTAIAREFFLPPERQRFGLISDGALLSFLGISSPDKWLVMLHFSGCSNCTMIVQQGDDLRNILQTHHSLIMEFDVDGRNLEPAFPANRPSIILFIDRSSNSSKVREGSKLSLEVLRKFSLQNQLCYQTVRGRDSRVMSSSRSLSGSSSHQSGKVSQTPKVVKIKDNMAFMIVNEGEHISLKNTALESQGNPVYDILTRLLQRESPALKNKETKISEVAKKAGFELLSDDFEVQIIESFQSHNDDNQFREMGRSTTTMLNDPNELTESQDDVSSGGLLYTTENIMTDERKQSEHPDDVANFLETREAAPYDNDNAFSCHVERSCCVEQELPTPEEHVQEEQADKIDSTSSIRQVKSDFGHSSSVLSAGDDMGSIRISNRLRKADEPCYQHQPFLGSFFFIDGGYRLLRTLTAESRIPSLVILDPVMQQHFVFSEATDINYPSVVSFVDRFLNGSLTPYQHSVLSLKTSRDMPKPPLVNLDFHEIDSIPQVTSSTFCELVIGFIPCEMNDKLPFSNSRELKSAWKIDVLVLFSTPWCGFCQRMELIVREVHRAFKNSINFSISQSKNDDPTQIKGQPTLVAHFGFHLLDFILIFKDKKEDLVLNKFPAIFLMDCTLNDCGLFLKPLGKKENYPILLLFRAENKSAITYEGNMSVVSIMEFLESYGGNSHNHNYKGLLWTHSRKGNKDEQVLYASTLAADEKPHSPADKYNKIVLNKAISADSEHPLNTCTPVTSHDKHIHVVVGSILAATDKLFNAAPFDNSTVLIVTMDKNQGFQGLIINKRISWDIFKELDSDLVSLKHAPLYYGGPVRFQTLPLVSLIWKAKEGYTEIVKGVYFGNPVITRQVIEEIKLKEESPDDYWFFLGFSSWGYDQLFQEITEGAWRLTGDPIEHLDWPEN, via the exons ATGGAAATTATGAGACTCCTATGTCTGCATTTAATCATTCAGAGAATG GGAATGGAAAATAGACTTACATGTGCAGTTGAAGATGGACTAGGAAGATCAGTTTGGCTTAAGGAATATACTTTAGCAAATCAAAGTACTCTAGAGCAATTAGATGATGGAGGTGCTGGTACTAGAATGCTGTGTACAGATGAAGAGTTTAAGCAATTTGAAACTTTTTTTATGAAGTTCACTGCTATTGCAAGAGAGTTTTTTCTACCTCCTGAGAGACAAAGGTTTGGTTTGATATCTGATGGAGCTTTGTTATCTTTCCTTGGTATTAGCAGTCCAGATAAATGGTTAGTTATGCTTCATTTCTCTGGATGTTCTAATTGTACAATGATAGTCCAACAAGGAGATGATCTGAGGAACATTTTGCAAACACATCACTCTCTGATCATGGAG TTTGATGTTGATGGACGCAATCTTGAACCTGCATTTCCAGCAAATAGACCTTCAATCATTCTATTTATTGATAGATCCTCAAATTCTTCGAAAGTTAGGGAAGGGAGCAAGTTATCTCTTGAGGTTCTTAGAAAATTCTCATTGCAGAATCAGCTTTGCTATCAAACAGTTAGAGGACGAGACAGCAGAGTCATGAGTAGTTCCAGAAGTTTATCAGGGTCCTCTAGTCATCAATCAGGAAAAGTTTCTCAGACCCCCAAGGTTGTGAAAATTAAGGATAATATGGCTTTCATGATAGTTAATGAAGGTGAACATATTTCATTGAAAAACACTGCACTTGAAAGTCAAGGCAACCCTGTCTATGATATCCTGACACGATTACTTCAGCGAGAAAGTCCGGCACTGAAGAATAAAGAAACCAAAATAAGTGAAGTAGCAAAGAAAGCTGGCTTTGAGCTCTTGTCTGATGATTTTGAAGTTCAGATAATAGAGTCGTTCCAATCACATAATGACGATAATCAGTTCAGAGAAATGGGTAGGAGTACCACTACCATGTTAAATGATCCCAATGAACTTACTGAAAGCCAGGATGATGTGAGTAGTGGTGGGTTATTATATACTACTGAAAATATTATGACCGATGAAAGAAAGCAATCTGAGCATCCAGATGATGTTGCCAATTTTCTTGAAACTCGTGAAGCAGCTCCTTATGATAATGACAATGCATTCTCATGTCACGTTGAAAGATCTTGTTGTGTGGAACAAGAGTTACCTACTCCAGAGGAACACGTTCAGGAAGAGCAAGCTGATAAAATtgattctacatcaagcatcagaCAAGTTAAGTCAGATTTTGGACACAGTTCATCAGTTCTTTCAGCAGGGGATGATATGGGAAGCATTAGGATATCCAACAGATTAAGAAAGGCAGATGAACCATGTTATCAGCACCAACCTTTCTTAGGCTCTTTTTTCTTCATCGATGGTGGCTACCGGTTGCTGAGAACATTGACTGCAGAATCTAGGATCCCATCTCTAGTAATTCTTGACCCGGTTATGCAACAGCACTTCGTATTTTCCGAGGCAACGGATATTAATTACCCTTCTGTAGTTAGTTTTGTAGACAGATTTTTAAATGGAAGTCTTACACCATATCAACATTCAGTATTATCTCTTAAAACTTCTAGAGATATGCCAAAGCCACCACTTGTGAATTTGGATTTCCATGAAATTGATTCTATACCTCAAGTTACAAGTAGCACATTTTGTGAACTGGTTATAGGTTTTATACCTTGTGAAATGAATGATAAATTGCCATTTTCTAACTCTCGAGAACTTAAATCTGCTTGGAAGATCGATGTTTTGGTGCTTTTTAGCACTCCTTGGTGTGGATTCTGCCAGCGTATGGAGCTGATTGTGCGTGAAGTACATCGAGCTTTTAAGAACTCTATAAATTTCTCAATAAGTCAATCCAAGAATGATGATCCTACACAAATCAAAG GTCAGCCAACTCTGGTTGCTCATTTTGGATTTCATCTTTTGGATTTCATTCTTATTTTCAAAG ATAAGAAAGAAGATCTGGTGCTGAATAAGTTTCCAGCAATATTTTTAATGGATTGTACCCTTAATGATTGTGGTTTATTCTTAAAGCCACTTGGCAAG AAGGAAAATTATCCAATACTGTTGTTATTTCGTGCTGAGAACAAAAGTGCAATTACCTATGAAGGCAATATGTCAGTTGTTAGTATCATGGAATTTCTAGAATCTTATGGAGGCAATTctcataatcataattataaag GCCTTCTGTGGACCCATTCAAGGAAGGGAAACAAGGATGAACAGGTGTTATATGCATCCACTTTGGCTGCTGATGAGAAACCTCATTCACCAGCAGACAAATACAACAAAATTGTGCTGAATAAAGCTATTTCTGCAGACAGCGAACATCCCCTTAATACATGTACACCAGTCACCTCTCATGATAAACACATACATGTAGTTGTGGGATCCATTCTTGCTGCCACTGATAAACTCTTCAATGCTGCTCCATTTGACAACTCTACAGTGCTGATAGTGACCATGGACAAGAACCAGGGTTTCCAAGGTTTGATCATTAACAAACGGATAAGCTGGGATATTTTTAAGGAACTAGACAGTGATCTGGTTTCACTAAAGCATGCTCCTCTCTACTATGGAGGTCCTGTCAGGTTTCAGACTTTACCTCTTGTCAGTTTGATTTGGAAAGCTAAAGAGGGTTATACAGAGATCGTGAAAGGTGTTTATTTTGGAAATCCAGTCATAACACGTCAGGTGATTGAAGAAATTAAATTGAAAGAAGAATCTCCTGATGATTATTGGTTCTTCTTGGGTTTCTCAAGTTGGGGATATGACCAGCTTTTCCAAGAGATTACAGAAGGAGCATGGCGGCTGACTGGAGATCCTATTGAACATTTAGATTGGCCAGAGAACTAA
- the LOC103976329 gene encoding uncharacterized protein LOC103976329 isoform X5, protein MVDDFHVEHHKGMENRLTCAVEDGLGRSVWLKEYTLANQSTLEQLDDGGAGTRMLCTDEEFKQFETFFMKFTAIAREFFLPPERQRFGLISDGALLSFLGISSPDKWLVMLHFSGCSNCTMIVQQGDDLRNILQTHHSLIMEFDVDGRNLEPAFPANRPSIILFIDRSSNSSKVREGSKLSLEVLRKFSLQNQLCYQTVRGRDSRVMSSSRSLSGSSSHQSGKVSQTPKVVKIKDNMAFMIVNEGEHISLKNTALESQGNPVYDILTRLLQRESPALKNKETKISEVAKKAGFELLSDDFEVQIIESFQSHNDDNQFREMGRSTTTMLNDPNELTESQDDVSSGGLLYTTENIMTDERKQSEHPDDVANFLETREAAPYDNDNAFSCHVERSCCVEQELPTPEEHVQEEQADKIDSTSSIRQVKSDFGHSSSVLSAGDDMGSIRISNRLRKADEPCYQHQPFLGSFFFIDGGYRLLRTLTAESRIPSLVILDPVMQQHFVFSEATDINYPSVVSFVDRFLNGSLTPYQHSVLSLKTSRDMPKPPLVNLDFHEIDSIPQVTSSTFCELVIGFIPCEMNDKLPFSNSRELKSAWKIDVLVLFSTPWCGFCQRMELIVREVHRAFKNSINFSISQSKNDDPTQIKGQPTLVAHFGFHLLDFILIFKDKKEDLVLNKFPAIFLMDCTLNDCGLFLKPLGKKENYPILLLFRAENKSAITYEGNMSVVSIMEFLESYGGNSHNHNYKGLLWTHSRKGNKDEQVLYASTLAADEKPHSPADKYNKIVLNKAISADSEHPLNTCTPVTSHDKHIHVVVGSILAATDKLFNAAPFDNSTVLIVTMDKNQGFQGLIINKRISWDIFKELDSDLVSLKHAPLYYGGPVRFQTLPLVSLIWKAKEGYTEIVKGVYFGNPVITRQVIEEIKLKEESPDDYWFFLGFSSWGYDQLFQEITEGAWRLTGDPIEHLDWPEN, encoded by the exons ATGGTGGATGACTTTCATGTTGAACACCACAAG GGAATGGAAAATAGACTTACATGTGCAGTTGAAGATGGACTAGGAAGATCAGTTTGGCTTAAGGAATATACTTTAGCAAATCAAAGTACTCTAGAGCAATTAGATGATGGAGGTGCTGGTACTAGAATGCTGTGTACAGATGAAGAGTTTAAGCAATTTGAAACTTTTTTTATGAAGTTCACTGCTATTGCAAGAGAGTTTTTTCTACCTCCTGAGAGACAAAGGTTTGGTTTGATATCTGATGGAGCTTTGTTATCTTTCCTTGGTATTAGCAGTCCAGATAAATGGTTAGTTATGCTTCATTTCTCTGGATGTTCTAATTGTACAATGATAGTCCAACAAGGAGATGATCTGAGGAACATTTTGCAAACACATCACTCTCTGATCATGGAG TTTGATGTTGATGGACGCAATCTTGAACCTGCATTTCCAGCAAATAGACCTTCAATCATTCTATTTATTGATAGATCCTCAAATTCTTCGAAAGTTAGGGAAGGGAGCAAGTTATCTCTTGAGGTTCTTAGAAAATTCTCATTGCAGAATCAGCTTTGCTATCAAACAGTTAGAGGACGAGACAGCAGAGTCATGAGTAGTTCCAGAAGTTTATCAGGGTCCTCTAGTCATCAATCAGGAAAAGTTTCTCAGACCCCCAAGGTTGTGAAAATTAAGGATAATATGGCTTTCATGATAGTTAATGAAGGTGAACATATTTCATTGAAAAACACTGCACTTGAAAGTCAAGGCAACCCTGTCTATGATATCCTGACACGATTACTTCAGCGAGAAAGTCCGGCACTGAAGAATAAAGAAACCAAAATAAGTGAAGTAGCAAAGAAAGCTGGCTTTGAGCTCTTGTCTGATGATTTTGAAGTTCAGATAATAGAGTCGTTCCAATCACATAATGACGATAATCAGTTCAGAGAAATGGGTAGGAGTACCACTACCATGTTAAATGATCCCAATGAACTTACTGAAAGCCAGGATGATGTGAGTAGTGGTGGGTTATTATATACTACTGAAAATATTATGACCGATGAAAGAAAGCAATCTGAGCATCCAGATGATGTTGCCAATTTTCTTGAAACTCGTGAAGCAGCTCCTTATGATAATGACAATGCATTCTCATGTCACGTTGAAAGATCTTGTTGTGTGGAACAAGAGTTACCTACTCCAGAGGAACACGTTCAGGAAGAGCAAGCTGATAAAATtgattctacatcaagcatcagaCAAGTTAAGTCAGATTTTGGACACAGTTCATCAGTTCTTTCAGCAGGGGATGATATGGGAAGCATTAGGATATCCAACAGATTAAGAAAGGCAGATGAACCATGTTATCAGCACCAACCTTTCTTAGGCTCTTTTTTCTTCATCGATGGTGGCTACCGGTTGCTGAGAACATTGACTGCAGAATCTAGGATCCCATCTCTAGTAATTCTTGACCCGGTTATGCAACAGCACTTCGTATTTTCCGAGGCAACGGATATTAATTACCCTTCTGTAGTTAGTTTTGTAGACAGATTTTTAAATGGAAGTCTTACACCATATCAACATTCAGTATTATCTCTTAAAACTTCTAGAGATATGCCAAAGCCACCACTTGTGAATTTGGATTTCCATGAAATTGATTCTATACCTCAAGTTACAAGTAGCACATTTTGTGAACTGGTTATAGGTTTTATACCTTGTGAAATGAATGATAAATTGCCATTTTCTAACTCTCGAGAACTTAAATCTGCTTGGAAGATCGATGTTTTGGTGCTTTTTAGCACTCCTTGGTGTGGATTCTGCCAGCGTATGGAGCTGATTGTGCGTGAAGTACATCGAGCTTTTAAGAACTCTATAAATTTCTCAATAAGTCAATCCAAGAATGATGATCCTACACAAATCAAAG GTCAGCCAACTCTGGTTGCTCATTTTGGATTTCATCTTTTGGATTTCATTCTTATTTTCAAAG ATAAGAAAGAAGATCTGGTGCTGAATAAGTTTCCAGCAATATTTTTAATGGATTGTACCCTTAATGATTGTGGTTTATTCTTAAAGCCACTTGGCAAG AAGGAAAATTATCCAATACTGTTGTTATTTCGTGCTGAGAACAAAAGTGCAATTACCTATGAAGGCAATATGTCAGTTGTTAGTATCATGGAATTTCTAGAATCTTATGGAGGCAATTctcataatcataattataaag GCCTTCTGTGGACCCATTCAAGGAAGGGAAACAAGGATGAACAGGTGTTATATGCATCCACTTTGGCTGCTGATGAGAAACCTCATTCACCAGCAGACAAATACAACAAAATTGTGCTGAATAAAGCTATTTCTGCAGACAGCGAACATCCCCTTAATACATGTACACCAGTCACCTCTCATGATAAACACATACATGTAGTTGTGGGATCCATTCTTGCTGCCACTGATAAACTCTTCAATGCTGCTCCATTTGACAACTCTACAGTGCTGATAGTGACCATGGACAAGAACCAGGGTTTCCAAGGTTTGATCATTAACAAACGGATAAGCTGGGATATTTTTAAGGAACTAGACAGTGATCTGGTTTCACTAAAGCATGCTCCTCTCTACTATGGAGGTCCTGTCAGGTTTCAGACTTTACCTCTTGTCAGTTTGATTTGGAAAGCTAAAGAGGGTTATACAGAGATCGTGAAAGGTGTTTATTTTGGAAATCCAGTCATAACACGTCAGGTGATTGAAGAAATTAAATTGAAAGAAGAATCTCCTGATGATTATTGGTTCTTCTTGGGTTTCTCAAGTTGGGGATATGACCAGCTTTTCCAAGAGATTACAGAAGGAGCATGGCGGCTGACTGGAGATCCTATTGAACATTTAGATTGGCCAGAGAACTAA
- the LOC103976329 gene encoding uncharacterized protein LOC103976329 isoform X6, producing the protein MENRLTCAVEDGLGRSVWLKEYTLANQSTLEQLDDGGAGTRMLCTDEEFKQFETFFMKFTAIAREFFLPPERQRFGLISDGALLSFLGISSPDKWLVMLHFSGCSNCTMIVQQGDDLRNILQTHHSLIMEFDVDGRNLEPAFPANRPSIILFIDRSSNSSKVREGSKLSLEVLRKFSLQNQLCYQTVRGRDSRVMSSSRSLSGSSSHQSGKVSQTPKVVKIKDNMAFMIVNEGEHISLKNTALESQGNPVYDILTRLLQRESPALKNKETKISEVAKKAGFELLSDDFEVQIIESFQSHNDDNQFREMGRSTTTMLNDPNELTESQDDVSSGGLLYTTENIMTDERKQSEHPDDVANFLETREAAPYDNDNAFSCHVERSCCVEQELPTPEEHVQEEQADKIDSTSSIRQVKSDFGHSSSVLSAGDDMGSIRISNRLRKADEPCYQHQPFLGSFFFIDGGYRLLRTLTAESRIPSLVILDPVMQQHFVFSEATDINYPSVVSFVDRFLNGSLTPYQHSVLSLKTSRDMPKPPLVNLDFHEIDSIPQVTSSTFCELVIGFIPCEMNDKLPFSNSRELKSAWKIDVLVLFSTPWCGFCQRMELIVREVHRAFKNSINFSISQSKNDDPTQIKGQPTLVAHFGFHLLDFILIFKDKKEDLVLNKFPAIFLMDCTLNDCGLFLKPLGKKENYPILLLFRAENKSAITYEGNMSVVSIMEFLESYGGNSHNHNYKGLLWTHSRKGNKDEQVLYASTLAADEKPHSPADKYNKIVLNKAISADSEHPLNTCTPVTSHDKHIHVVVGSILAATDKLFNAAPFDNSTVLIVTMDKNQGFQGLIINKRISWDIFKELDSDLVSLKHAPLYYGGPVRFQTLPLVSLIWKAKEGYTEIVKGVYFGNPVITRQVIEEIKLKEESPDDYWFFLGFSSWGYDQLFQEITEGAWRLTGDPIEHLDWPEN; encoded by the exons ATGGAAAATAGACTTACATGTGCAGTTGAAGATGGACTAGGAAGATCAGTTTGGCTTAAGGAATATACTTTAGCAAATCAAAGTACTCTAGAGCAATTAGATGATGGAGGTGCTGGTACTAGAATGCTGTGTACAGATGAAGAGTTTAAGCAATTTGAAACTTTTTTTATGAAGTTCACTGCTATTGCAAGAGAGTTTTTTCTACCTCCTGAGAGACAAAGGTTTGGTTTGATATCTGATGGAGCTTTGTTATCTTTCCTTGGTATTAGCAGTCCAGATAAATGGTTAGTTATGCTTCATTTCTCTGGATGTTCTAATTGTACAATGATAGTCCAACAAGGAGATGATCTGAGGAACATTTTGCAAACACATCACTCTCTGATCATGGAG TTTGATGTTGATGGACGCAATCTTGAACCTGCATTTCCAGCAAATAGACCTTCAATCATTCTATTTATTGATAGATCCTCAAATTCTTCGAAAGTTAGGGAAGGGAGCAAGTTATCTCTTGAGGTTCTTAGAAAATTCTCATTGCAGAATCAGCTTTGCTATCAAACAGTTAGAGGACGAGACAGCAGAGTCATGAGTAGTTCCAGAAGTTTATCAGGGTCCTCTAGTCATCAATCAGGAAAAGTTTCTCAGACCCCCAAGGTTGTGAAAATTAAGGATAATATGGCTTTCATGATAGTTAATGAAGGTGAACATATTTCATTGAAAAACACTGCACTTGAAAGTCAAGGCAACCCTGTCTATGATATCCTGACACGATTACTTCAGCGAGAAAGTCCGGCACTGAAGAATAAAGAAACCAAAATAAGTGAAGTAGCAAAGAAAGCTGGCTTTGAGCTCTTGTCTGATGATTTTGAAGTTCAGATAATAGAGTCGTTCCAATCACATAATGACGATAATCAGTTCAGAGAAATGGGTAGGAGTACCACTACCATGTTAAATGATCCCAATGAACTTACTGAAAGCCAGGATGATGTGAGTAGTGGTGGGTTATTATATACTACTGAAAATATTATGACCGATGAAAGAAAGCAATCTGAGCATCCAGATGATGTTGCCAATTTTCTTGAAACTCGTGAAGCAGCTCCTTATGATAATGACAATGCATTCTCATGTCACGTTGAAAGATCTTGTTGTGTGGAACAAGAGTTACCTACTCCAGAGGAACACGTTCAGGAAGAGCAAGCTGATAAAATtgattctacatcaagcatcagaCAAGTTAAGTCAGATTTTGGACACAGTTCATCAGTTCTTTCAGCAGGGGATGATATGGGAAGCATTAGGATATCCAACAGATTAAGAAAGGCAGATGAACCATGTTATCAGCACCAACCTTTCTTAGGCTCTTTTTTCTTCATCGATGGTGGCTACCGGTTGCTGAGAACATTGACTGCAGAATCTAGGATCCCATCTCTAGTAATTCTTGACCCGGTTATGCAACAGCACTTCGTATTTTCCGAGGCAACGGATATTAATTACCCTTCTGTAGTTAGTTTTGTAGACAGATTTTTAAATGGAAGTCTTACACCATATCAACATTCAGTATTATCTCTTAAAACTTCTAGAGATATGCCAAAGCCACCACTTGTGAATTTGGATTTCCATGAAATTGATTCTATACCTCAAGTTACAAGTAGCACATTTTGTGAACTGGTTATAGGTTTTATACCTTGTGAAATGAATGATAAATTGCCATTTTCTAACTCTCGAGAACTTAAATCTGCTTGGAAGATCGATGTTTTGGTGCTTTTTAGCACTCCTTGGTGTGGATTCTGCCAGCGTATGGAGCTGATTGTGCGTGAAGTACATCGAGCTTTTAAGAACTCTATAAATTTCTCAATAAGTCAATCCAAGAATGATGATCCTACACAAATCAAAG GTCAGCCAACTCTGGTTGCTCATTTTGGATTTCATCTTTTGGATTTCATTCTTATTTTCAAAG ATAAGAAAGAAGATCTGGTGCTGAATAAGTTTCCAGCAATATTTTTAATGGATTGTACCCTTAATGATTGTGGTTTATTCTTAAAGCCACTTGGCAAG AAGGAAAATTATCCAATACTGTTGTTATTTCGTGCTGAGAACAAAAGTGCAATTACCTATGAAGGCAATATGTCAGTTGTTAGTATCATGGAATTTCTAGAATCTTATGGAGGCAATTctcataatcataattataaag GCCTTCTGTGGACCCATTCAAGGAAGGGAAACAAGGATGAACAGGTGTTATATGCATCCACTTTGGCTGCTGATGAGAAACCTCATTCACCAGCAGACAAATACAACAAAATTGTGCTGAATAAAGCTATTTCTGCAGACAGCGAACATCCCCTTAATACATGTACACCAGTCACCTCTCATGATAAACACATACATGTAGTTGTGGGATCCATTCTTGCTGCCACTGATAAACTCTTCAATGCTGCTCCATTTGACAACTCTACAGTGCTGATAGTGACCATGGACAAGAACCAGGGTTTCCAAGGTTTGATCATTAACAAACGGATAAGCTGGGATATTTTTAAGGAACTAGACAGTGATCTGGTTTCACTAAAGCATGCTCCTCTCTACTATGGAGGTCCTGTCAGGTTTCAGACTTTACCTCTTGTCAGTTTGATTTGGAAAGCTAAAGAGGGTTATACAGAGATCGTGAAAGGTGTTTATTTTGGAAATCCAGTCATAACACGTCAGGTGATTGAAGAAATTAAATTGAAAGAAGAATCTCCTGATGATTATTGGTTCTTCTTGGGTTTCTCAAGTTGGGGATATGACCAGCTTTTCCAAGAGATTACAGAAGGAGCATGGCGGCTGACTGGAGATCCTATTGAACATTTAGATTGGCCAGAGAACTAA